Proteins found in one Desulfatibacillum aliphaticivorans DSM 15576 genomic segment:
- a CDS encoding DEAD/DEAH box helicase, with the protein MSFLENLIQEIEARKKAEEAAQAMEAQAKAALESLPEEQAPSGPVTVALGNVIEMEARALPIKVHEEIMKRLTFDNPRYFHEARFGRIKPGTTRYLQYAWNQDGKLILARGFMHELIRIFHANRVQFEIQNRTVRPQSFCLKFKGSLNPDQIEALEAIRNRRFGIVAGPRGSGKKVLALKLAAARNVDALVIVKTKARMYQWKEAACRFLNIHGSQVGMLGDGRQDFGEGIAIAIDRTLYRHVDNLKSQAGMVIVDQCERANLKIFTDAVIPMESAYLLGLGRSDKRLDGLDGPMKACLGPLLCELKCPSKTGGEGTGNLILVVRPTDFQFDFLDNYGELTTALIQDQTRNDLVVTDILECIANPQARTLVVCDRIEHAQTLKDLLEARFAKAAIVKGRTPRSQIESVQRKYGQGNLQVIITIQKSIHKLETNRTNHLFVASPIKYGDHLFQAMGALMKAAPKNDQLVIHDYRDPLKVLMNSLRQRVKYYRSMGLAHETTLEKDEK; encoded by the coding sequence ATGTCATTCTTAGAAAATTTGATTCAGGAAATTGAGGCCAGGAAGAAAGCCGAGGAAGCGGCGCAAGCCATGGAGGCCCAGGCAAAGGCGGCATTGGAGTCTCTTCCGGAGGAGCAGGCTCCGTCAGGACCCGTGACTGTGGCCTTGGGCAATGTGATTGAAATGGAAGCCAGGGCCTTGCCTATCAAGGTTCACGAGGAAATCATGAAGCGCCTGACCTTTGACAATCCACGGTACTTTCACGAGGCTCGGTTTGGGCGCATCAAGCCAGGAACCACCCGGTATCTCCAATACGCCTGGAACCAGGATGGCAAGCTGATCTTGGCCAGGGGCTTCATGCACGAACTGATTAGGATCTTTCACGCAAACAGGGTGCAGTTCGAGATCCAGAATCGGACTGTGCGTCCCCAATCCTTTTGTTTGAAATTCAAAGGAAGTCTCAACCCGGACCAAATTGAGGCCTTGGAAGCCATACGTAATAGGCGGTTCGGCATAGTGGCCGGGCCCAGGGGATCGGGCAAAAAGGTTTTGGCGCTAAAGCTGGCGGCCGCCCGAAACGTGGACGCCCTGGTGATCGTCAAGACCAAAGCCAGGATGTACCAGTGGAAGGAAGCGGCATGCCGGTTTTTGAATATCCACGGCAGCCAGGTTGGGATGCTGGGAGACGGACGCCAGGATTTTGGCGAGGGAATCGCCATCGCCATAGACCGGACTTTGTACAGGCATGTGGACAATCTCAAGAGCCAGGCCGGCATGGTGATTGTGGATCAATGCGAACGGGCCAATTTGAAGATCTTCACGGATGCCGTCATACCCATGGAGTCGGCTTACCTGTTGGGTTTGGGACGTTCTGACAAGCGCCTGGACGGTCTGGACGGCCCTATGAAGGCCTGCCTGGGCCCTTTGCTTTGCGAGCTTAAGTGTCCTTCCAAAACCGGGGGAGAGGGGACGGGAAACCTCATCCTTGTGGTGAGGCCTACGGATTTCCAGTTTGATTTTCTGGATAACTATGGAGAACTCACCACCGCTCTAATCCAGGATCAAACCAGAAACGATTTGGTCGTTACGGACATCCTGGAGTGCATTGCAAACCCTCAGGCACGAACCCTGGTGGTCTGCGACCGGATTGAACACGCCCAAACTTTGAAGGATTTGCTGGAAGCCAGGTTCGCCAAGGCGGCCATTGTCAAGGGAAGAACTCCCAGATCGCAGATTGAATCAGTCCAGCGAAAATATGGCCAAGGGAACCTGCAGGTCATCATCACAATCCAAAAGAGCATCCACAAATTGGAAACCAACCGGACCAATCATTTGTTTGTGGCGTCTCCCATCAAATACGGCGACCACCTGTTCCAGGCCATGGGCGCCCTGATGAAGGCGGCGCCCAAGAACGATCAGCTGGTGATCCACGACTATCGGGATCCGCTCAAGGTGCTTATGAACTCTTTGAGGCAGCGGGTAAAATATTACAGATCCATGGGCCTGGCTCATGAAACGACCCTGGAAAAAGACGAAAAATGA
- the cas1 gene encoding CRISPR-associated endonuclease Cas1, translating into MIAYVTTQGSKLVKEGRHILVKKGNDTHRTLFTYKLEQLQLFGNIQMTHSALIQLMRNNIDTVFLTKNGRYLGRVESPEPKNVFLRKQQFLLLDDPEFGLNMAKSIVSGKMANMATLLLRIKRTKKADRAGSLARQIMDLGSGLQSSPSIDSVRGYEGKASALYFQGLPLGFVAEMGFTNRVRRPPTDPVNAVLSLLYTFVMNRVYAAVRAAGLDPYPGFLHALDYGRHSLVLDLMEEFRTTIADTLTLSLFNLKILSKDDFMESPRTPEPEHATPLPDVNQDPLGQMASPEHEREHFDLPEQRMEEIAKPAPAPAKEPVTLKPDAFNKVIEAFEKKLSARFYHPAAEKELSYAQAVAFQASLYRKVIEGEARVYQPILLK; encoded by the coding sequence ATGATTGCATACGTCACCACCCAGGGATCCAAGCTGGTAAAGGAAGGCCGGCATATTCTGGTTAAAAAGGGCAACGATACCCATCGGACCCTGTTCACCTACAAGCTGGAACAGCTCCAGCTTTTCGGAAATATCCAGATGACCCACAGCGCTTTGATCCAACTCATGAGAAACAACATCGACACCGTGTTTCTCACAAAAAACGGCCGGTATCTCGGACGGGTGGAAAGTCCGGAGCCCAAAAACGTCTTCCTGCGCAAGCAGCAGTTCCTGCTCCTGGACGACCCGGAGTTCGGCCTGAACATGGCCAAAAGCATCGTTTCGGGAAAAATGGCCAATATGGCCACCCTGCTCTTACGCATCAAACGCACCAAAAAGGCGGACAGGGCGGGGTCATTGGCGCGTCAGATTATGGATCTTGGCTCCGGCCTGCAATCCTCGCCCTCCATTGATTCCGTGCGGGGATACGAAGGCAAGGCCTCCGCTTTATATTTTCAGGGGCTGCCTCTCGGATTTGTGGCGGAGATGGGCTTTACAAATCGGGTGCGCAGACCGCCCACGGACCCGGTCAACGCGGTGCTCTCCCTCTTGTACACTTTTGTCATGAATCGGGTTTACGCCGCAGTCAGAGCAGCAGGCTTGGATCCTTATCCGGGGTTTCTCCACGCTTTGGATTACGGCCGCCACTCCCTGGTCCTGGATCTTATGGAGGAATTTCGCACTACCATCGCCGACACCCTCACCCTGTCCCTGTTCAACCTGAAAATCCTCTCCAAGGACGATTTTATGGAGAGCCCGCGCACGCCGGAGCCTGAACACGCCACCCCCCTTCCTGACGTCAACCAGGATCCGTTGGGACAAATGGCCAGCCCCGAGCATGAACGGGAACACTTTGATTTACCGGAACAAAGGATGGAGGAGATTGCAAAGCCGGCGCCCGCACCTGCCAAAGAACCCGTCACACTCAAGCCCGACGCCTTTAACAAGGTGATTGAAGCCTTTGAGAAAAAATTGTCCGCCCGGTTTTACCATCCCGCGGCGGAAAAGGAATTGAGCTACGCCCAGGCCGTCGCCTTTCAGGCCAGCCTGTATCGCAAGGTCATCGAGGGAGAGGCTCGGGTGTATCAGCCCATACTTTTAAAATGA
- the csx20 gene encoding CRISPR-associated protein Csx20, translated as MKKLFLLFNHKFTPEQEADARASLEVEEIVELPPDLARLWRQIPADMSEIGDFLEPVRQWLARESVAGDAALIQGDFGACALMVEYARERGLVPVYSTTERKAREETLPDGSVRMSHQFKHTLFRKYGE; from the coding sequence TTGAAAAAATTGTTTTTATTGTTCAACCACAAATTCACACCGGAGCAGGAGGCGGACGCCAGGGCCTCCCTGGAGGTGGAGGAGATTGTGGAACTGCCCCCGGACCTGGCCCGGCTGTGGCGCCAGATCCCGGCGGACATGTCGGAGATAGGCGATTTCCTGGAGCCTGTGCGCCAGTGGCTGGCCCGGGAATCCGTCGCCGGGGATGCGGCTTTGATCCAGGGGGATTTTGGGGCGTGTGCGCTGATGGTGGAGTACGCCCGGGAACGGGGGCTGGTTCCCGTGTATTCCACAACCGAACGCAAGGCCCGGGAAGAAACGCTTCCCGACGGCTCCGTGCGCATGAGCCATCAATTCAAACACACCTTGTTCAGAAAATATGGAGAATAA
- a CDS encoding MerR family transcriptional regulator encodes MLELTKREIAEKLNLPIRTIQLWTDQGIVFPDVRAASGKGIARLYSERNLLEFAMVKILAKDYNIKLTQLQSMFLLLRQDDLGETPSGFKDFYTDPSYGNSKEMLYVMSINASSMGGGNQLIVMTKEKGKDFAGLENLVQPFSETEAVIGFSILFIGRIKKQAMEMAGVNLDNWANETPEKRSIQSS; translated from the coding sequence ATGCTTGAACTTACAAAACGGGAAATCGCCGAAAAACTTAATCTGCCCATTAGAACTATTCAACTCTGGACAGACCAGGGAATAGTTTTTCCAGATGTGAGGGCTGCCTCAGGGAAAGGTATCGCCAGGCTCTATTCCGAGCGCAATCTATTGGAGTTTGCTATGGTTAAAATTTTGGCGAAGGACTACAATATTAAATTAACCCAATTGCAGTCCATGTTTCTTCTTCTTCGTCAAGACGACTTGGGAGAAACGCCAAGTGGATTCAAAGATTTTTACACAGATCCCTCTTATGGAAATTCCAAAGAGATGTTATATGTCATGAGCATCAACGCATCGTCAATGGGAGGCGGCAATCAATTGATTGTCATGACTAAAGAAAAGGGTAAGGACTTTGCAGGGTTAGAAAATCTTGTTCAACCGTTTTCAGAAACCGAAGCTGTTATCGGTTTTTCAATTCTGTTTATAGGCCGTATAAAAAAACAAGCTATGGAAATGGCGGGCGTTAATCTCGATAATTGGGCCAATGAGACCCCAGAAAAACGCTCTATCCAATCCAGTTAA
- a CDS encoding tyrosine-type recombinase/integrase yields MSPRNPNHPVKGSKIKVEPIRKEKDIKAIKTLLANKPRDLALFTLGINTNLRASDLLRIRAGQVRGLKPLDEIEINEKKTGKPRRISLNKACITAITQLLESRPMEDGDLLFTGQRGPLTVPSVNRLVKGWCRAINLKGNYGSHTLRKTFGYQQRVRFGVGLPELMVAFNHSSQKQTLDYLCIQPEEVRSIYANEI; encoded by the coding sequence ATGAGCCCAAGAAACCCGAATCATCCGGTCAAGGGATCAAAAATCAAGGTGGAGCCCATTCGCAAGGAAAAGGACATCAAAGCCATCAAGACCCTGCTGGCGAACAAGCCCCGGGACCTGGCCCTGTTCACCCTGGGGATCAATACCAACTTACGGGCCAGCGACCTTCTCCGAATCCGTGCAGGCCAGGTACGTGGGCTGAAACCTTTGGACGAGATCGAAATCAACGAGAAGAAGACCGGCAAGCCCAGGAGGATTTCCTTGAACAAGGCCTGCATCACGGCCATCACCCAGTTGCTGGAATCCAGGCCCATGGAAGATGGTGACCTTCTCTTTACCGGGCAACGAGGCCCATTGACGGTGCCGTCCGTAAATCGGCTGGTGAAGGGCTGGTGCAGGGCCATCAACCTGAAGGGCAATTATGGAAGCCACACCCTGCGCAAGACTTTTGGATATCAGCAACGGGTTCGGTTTGGAGTCGGGCTTCCGGAATTGATGGTGGCTTTCAACCACAGTTCCCAGAAGCAAACCCTGGATTACCTCTGCATCCAGCCGGAGGAAGTGAGGAGCATCTATGCCAATGAGATATAG
- a CDS encoding toprim domain-containing protein — protein sequence MDNSLFDRLKQAIPLESYLAAEVQCQIKPVGDGTKRVNPCFACGHNDCLTLYSDHTFHCFSCTITGDVINAEQIIHGHESPGDAAKRLAGKYNIDANTSKPPFRPSKAENKNDSMIPKLEQARAFEIRRMAAEFYHAQLFSNPKGLEYLTSKRKHSSEILNVCQVGYASGNLIKHAKSLGYTVEDLKGVGLVKPKDNGVRLVIPQGAYVFPHFGNGEVRFFTFKDPAGKLKYQLNKEFKDPGYVCLGQDCLTSKGPVVIVEGENDYLSVVDKGKWPRVIATNGNANTTAPSKHIKENCQGWTFYLAFDNDQAGDKYTRRFAAAIHAANGQAFKLEIPSPHKDIDEYLRSSENPEDAFQCLIDSAKILQPASSKQDSPMDLLAAFKSFEVLGEDKLSRIVMWSRVSGKVYTVGLRDLRYDQMIQIGGEEVAGAVSRKQAEGKIYFDHLKRQIILRANKTQLGDLKMIGQGVHYIGGDILLVVNGSNIYTWEGGRFQYQDIPLSDGKVIEIQKGWEWIDFEKVKNKTASMDTDKGNQILTRLANLFSQWGFEKNQDHILAAGWSLAQVVQTSWKWRPHLWVTGPQGSGKTSLIQFFEALGGRLSLRHEGQSLTEAGFRQSVGNDSRLCMIDEFEQSQSRERLIEIFRSAGRGGTTYKGTTHQQAVSFQSRHMVLLASIEKSLPRAADNSRFLSICTKKDPARKPKIPDWRELEEVRTDMVAYALWAIQKAKKAVAEIGRFEGVDNRFAESVAVPYSMLAVSDSNPKQCLQYMVKNYLEEWKQNEDETPLEDEESLVEDILTSVVQVAQEQSDPNGYTRIIRTERTVSQALAEPLYSMNKDVLEACGVKRCEDGVFLHHTVVANKLLKDTKWHKLSIGPILKRVEGVKARFRVIARRQQRGYVIPWGLFGLDPNPLSSDEEASI from the coding sequence ATGGATAATTCGTTGTTTGATCGCCTGAAACAAGCAATCCCGTTGGAAAGCTACCTTGCGGCGGAAGTCCAATGCCAGATCAAGCCGGTCGGGGATGGAACCAAACGGGTCAACCCATGTTTTGCCTGCGGTCACAACGATTGCCTGACCCTTTACTCGGACCACACCTTTCATTGTTTTTCCTGCACAATAACCGGCGATGTCATCAATGCAGAGCAGATCATTCATGGCCATGAAAGCCCGGGAGACGCCGCTAAACGCCTGGCTGGAAAGTACAACATTGACGCCAACACATCTAAACCGCCATTCAGACCGTCCAAAGCAGAAAACAAGAACGACTCCATGATTCCCAAATTAGAGCAAGCCAGGGCCTTTGAAATCCGTCGCATGGCCGCCGAGTTTTATCATGCCCAGCTTTTTTCCAATCCCAAGGGACTAGAATATCTGACGTCCAAAAGGAAGCACTCCTCAGAAATCCTCAATGTATGTCAAGTTGGATACGCCTCCGGAAACCTAATCAAGCATGCCAAATCCTTGGGATATACCGTGGAGGATTTGAAGGGCGTCGGTCTTGTTAAGCCCAAAGACAATGGCGTTCGCCTGGTCATCCCGCAGGGCGCCTATGTGTTTCCCCATTTTGGAAACGGGGAGGTTCGCTTTTTCACCTTCAAGGATCCCGCCGGCAAGCTCAAATACCAACTCAACAAGGAATTCAAAGATCCCGGGTATGTATGTCTTGGACAGGACTGCCTGACAAGCAAAGGGCCAGTGGTGATCGTGGAAGGCGAGAACGATTATTTGTCTGTGGTGGACAAAGGCAAATGGCCCCGGGTGATTGCAACTAACGGCAACGCCAACACCACCGCCCCTTCGAAACACATCAAAGAAAACTGCCAAGGCTGGACCTTTTACCTGGCGTTTGACAATGACCAGGCCGGGGATAAATACACCCGCAGGTTTGCAGCCGCCATCCATGCTGCGAACGGCCAGGCCTTCAAGCTGGAAATCCCTTCTCCTCACAAGGATATTGACGAGTATCTTCGCTCTTCTGAAAATCCTGAGGACGCCTTTCAATGCCTGATTGATTCCGCAAAAATTTTGCAACCAGCCTCAAGCAAACAAGACTCACCTATGGATCTATTAGCTGCTTTCAAGTCTTTCGAAGTCTTGGGAGAGGACAAGCTATCGCGCATCGTTATGTGGAGCCGGGTTAGCGGCAAGGTGTACACGGTGGGCCTCCGGGACCTGCGGTACGACCAAATGATTCAGATCGGGGGGGAAGAAGTGGCGGGCGCAGTGTCCCGCAAACAAGCGGAGGGCAAGATTTACTTTGATCATTTGAAGAGGCAGATCATTCTTCGGGCAAACAAAACTCAGTTAGGAGACCTTAAAATGATCGGCCAGGGGGTGCATTACATCGGCGGCGATATCCTTTTGGTTGTAAATGGCTCGAACATTTACACATGGGAAGGCGGAAGATTTCAGTATCAGGACATCCCCCTATCGGACGGCAAGGTCATAGAAATCCAAAAAGGCTGGGAGTGGATTGATTTTGAAAAAGTAAAGAATAAAACCGCGTCTATGGATACCGATAAAGGCAACCAGATCCTGACCCGCCTGGCAAATCTGTTTAGTCAATGGGGTTTTGAAAAAAATCAGGACCATATCTTAGCTGCTGGATGGTCTCTTGCTCAGGTTGTCCAGACCTCATGGAAATGGCGGCCTCATTTGTGGGTGACCGGCCCCCAGGGAAGCGGAAAAACCAGCCTTATACAATTCTTTGAGGCCCTTGGCGGCAGGCTCTCGTTGCGCCATGAGGGCCAGTCTCTTACGGAAGCGGGATTCAGGCAAAGCGTGGGCAATGACTCCCGGCTTTGCATGATCGATGAATTTGAACAGTCCCAATCCAGAGAGAGGCTGATCGAGATCTTCAGAAGCGCAGGCCGGGGAGGGACAACCTACAAAGGCACAACGCATCAGCAGGCGGTTTCTTTTCAGTCCAGGCACATGGTGCTTCTGGCGAGCATCGAAAAAAGCCTGCCCAGAGCTGCGGACAATTCCCGCTTTCTCTCCATTTGCACAAAAAAGGACCCGGCCAGAAAACCGAAGATTCCGGATTGGCGCGAATTGGAAGAAGTAAGAACGGACATGGTTGCCTACGCGTTATGGGCTATTCAAAAAGCCAAAAAGGCCGTGGCTGAGATTGGACGTTTTGAAGGCGTTGACAACCGTTTTGCTGAAAGCGTGGCCGTCCCCTACTCCATGCTGGCCGTGAGCGATTCCAATCCAAAGCAGTGTTTGCAATACATGGTAAAAAACTATTTGGAAGAATGGAAGCAAAACGAAGATGAGACGCCTTTGGAGGATGAGGAAAGTCTGGTGGAGGATATTTTGACGTCCGTCGTTCAAGTCGCTCAAGAGCAATCCGACCCAAACGGCTATACACGCATCATTCGAACAGAAAGAACCGTTAGCCAGGCCTTGGCGGAACCTTTGTATTCTATGAATAAGGATGTCTTGGAAGCATGCGGCGTCAAACGCTGCGAGGACGGCGTTTTTCTTCATCACACGGTTGTGGCCAACAAACTCCTGAAGGACACCAAATGGCACAAGCTGAGCATCGGTCCCATTCTAAAGAGAGTGGAAGGCGTAAAAGCGCGATTTCGCGTCATAGCCAGGCGCCAGCAAAGGGGATACGTAATTCCCTGGGGGCTTTTTGGCCTGGATCCCAACCCTTTGAGCTCGGATGAGGAGGCGTCCATCTAA
- the csx2 gene encoding TIGR02221 family CRISPR-associated protein, with protein MARHFISFLGTNDYLPCTYYRTGEEMTPEVRFVQEAMAEILCRRWSGEDRITVFTTRDALEKNWRDNGQRDREGKPLERLGLEQALSRRGLPCKVESIIIPEGGSEDEIWQIFSTVLDAIQDQSSLYLDITHAFRSIPLLGTVVLHYAKVVKEASIEGIYYGAFEALGTPWEVKSIPVEERLVPIFDLTPFVTLLDWSLAFDRFIGAGDAKPVSDLARKGVMPMLKATQGKDAVASAVRIMADRLEDFTLTLATCRGKGISGAASRLQERLNDCKKVDVQAEMIPLLEKVETRMAPFAGDATRDGVAAARWCLDHSLYQQGFTILSETLVSHVAAEAGLNPEERKDRIIANQAAKIFKDNLLEDLWKPEARSNAEKTKKCLAFFDGSEGLADKILELAGLRNDINHAGFTQSAMPPRSVESKLKNILEDVESALGLS; from the coding sequence ATGGCCCGTCATTTTATATCTTTTTTGGGAACCAACGATTACCTGCCCTGCACCTATTACCGGACCGGCGAGGAAATGACGCCGGAAGTGCGGTTCGTCCAGGAAGCCATGGCGGAGATCCTGTGCCGCCGCTGGAGCGGGGAGGACCGGATCACCGTCTTTACAACCCGGGACGCCTTGGAAAAAAACTGGCGGGACAACGGACAAAGAGACCGGGAAGGCAAGCCCTTGGAAAGGCTTGGGCTGGAGCAGGCATTGTCCCGGCGCGGCCTGCCCTGCAAGGTGGAAAGCATCATCATCCCCGAAGGCGGGAGCGAGGACGAAATCTGGCAAATTTTTTCCACGGTTCTGGACGCAATCCAGGATCAAAGCAGCCTGTACCTGGACATCACCCACGCCTTCCGTTCCATCCCTTTATTAGGAACCGTGGTGCTGCACTATGCCAAGGTGGTGAAGGAGGCATCCATTGAAGGGATTTACTACGGCGCTTTTGAGGCGTTGGGAACGCCGTGGGAGGTCAAAAGCATTCCCGTGGAAGAGCGGCTGGTCCCCATTTTCGATCTCACTCCCTTTGTAACTTTGCTGGACTGGTCTCTGGCCTTCGACCGCTTTATCGGCGCCGGCGACGCCAAACCCGTCAGCGATTTGGCCCGCAAGGGCGTCATGCCCATGCTTAAGGCCACCCAGGGCAAGGACGCCGTGGCGTCCGCCGTAAGAATTATGGCGGATCGCTTGGAGGATTTCACCCTCACCCTGGCCACGTGCCGGGGAAAGGGCATTTCAGGCGCCGCATCCAGGCTGCAGGAACGACTGAACGACTGCAAAAAAGTGGATGTTCAGGCGGAAATGATTCCCCTTTTGGAAAAGGTGGAAACCCGCATGGCCCCATTCGCGGGGGACGCCACGCGGGACGGCGTGGCCGCCGCCCGCTGGTGCCTGGACCATAGCCTCTATCAACAGGGATTCACCATTTTGTCGGAAACCCTGGTCTCCCATGTTGCGGCGGAAGCCGGGCTGAACCCTGAGGAACGGAAGGACCGGATTATCGCCAACCAGGCCGCCAAAATTTTCAAGGATAACCTCCTGGAGGACCTTTGGAAGCCGGAAGCCAGATCCAATGCGGAAAAAACAAAAAAGTGCCTGGCGTTTTTTGACGGTTCAGAAGGCCTTGCAGATAAAATTCTGGAATTGGCGGGCCTGCGCAATGACATCAACCACGCGGGTTTCACCCAATCGGCCATGCCGCCAAGATCCGTGGAAAGCAAATTGAAAAACATCCTGGAAGACGTGGAGTCGGCCCTGGGCCTGTCATGA
- a CDS encoding EcsC family protein: MENSLEKLTTMLPVILTRIVDANIEPVQEHIEMLRVKNPGLNAHGLAGKIVSRASLKSGMVGAATGLGGAITLPDTVPTDLLCTWKIQVRMALTVAVDYGVQKSSEEFAEDILLIMAGNAASQALKRAGMAAAEELTQKIVDKYVTRAVMKKINKILSRKIITKAGEKSFTSFTKLVPLIGAPIGFGTDWAPQN; the protein is encoded by the coding sequence ATGGAAAACAGTCTTGAAAAACTCACGACCATGCTGCCCGTTATTTTGACGAGGATTGTGGATGCCAATATCGAACCCGTGCAAGAGCACATTGAGATGCTCCGGGTGAAAAATCCCGGCTTGAACGCCCATGGACTTGCCGGAAAGATTGTTTCCAGGGCTTCCCTGAAAAGCGGGATGGTAGGCGCTGCAACCGGTCTGGGCGGGGCGATCACCCTGCCGGATACGGTCCCGACGGATCTTCTATGCACATGGAAAATCCAGGTGCGCATGGCCCTGACGGTTGCCGTCGATTATGGTGTGCAAAAATCCTCGGAGGAATTTGCCGAGGACATCCTGTTGATCATGGCCGGCAACGCCGCCTCCCAGGCTCTGAAAAGGGCGGGCATGGCTGCGGCCGAGGAACTGACCCAAAAAATTGTGGACAAATACGTCACCCGGGCGGTCATGAAAAAGATCAACAAAATCCTGAGCCGGAAAATCATCACCAAGGCGGGCGAGAAGTCTTTCACCAGCTTCACCAAGCTGGTTCCGCTGATTGGCGCGCCCATCGGGTTTGGTACTGACTGGGCGCCACAAAATTGA
- the cas2 gene encoding CRISPR-associated endonuclease Cas2 — translation MITLITYDITEPKRLQRLNKFLKEFGENTQYSVFECDLDADGLARIRRYCSQKLDLINDSVRIYKICSRCMQKVEISGQGLKITQLDYTVV, via the coding sequence ATGATCACACTCATCACATACGACATTACCGAACCCAAAAGGCTGCAGCGCCTCAACAAGTTCCTCAAGGAGTTCGGAGAAAACACCCAGTACTCCGTTTTTGAATGCGACCTGGACGCCGACGGTCTGGCCCGCATCCGGCGGTACTGCTCCCAAAAACTGGACCTGATCAACGATTCGGTGCGCATCTACAAGATATGCTCCCGATGCATGCAAAAGGTGGAAATCTCGGGCCAGGGCCTGAAAATCACCCAACTGGACTATACGGTGGTTTGA
- the cas2 gene encoding CRISPR-associated endonuclease Cas2, which translates to MNMIVAYDITDPKRLAKVAKTMEDYGTRVQKSIFEVEADARIFFLMKKRLESIIDPKTDGIKYFPLCEKCAGTLEVIGQGHFLDPDHEFLIL; encoded by the coding sequence ATGAACATGATCGTCGCCTACGACATTACCGATCCCAAAAGGCTGGCCAAGGTGGCTAAAACCATGGAGGACTACGGAACCAGGGTCCAAAAATCCATCTTCGAAGTGGAGGCGGACGCAAGAATCTTCTTCCTCATGAAAAAGCGCCTGGAAAGCATTATCGACCCAAAGACGGACGGCATCAAGTATTTTCCCCTGTGCGAAAAATGCGCCGGAACCCTGGAAGTCATCGGGCAGGGCCACTTTCTGGACCCGGACCATGAATTCCTGATTCTGTGA